From a region of the Candidatus Methylomirabilis limnetica genome:
- a CDS encoding SDR family NAD(P)-dependent oxidoreductase encodes MDLCGRTALVTGAARRVGRGIALAMAGRGADVVIHYKSSASEAHETVEAVERIGRRAFAIQADLAEPDQVEALADNAVQACGKVDVLVNSAAIFRMTPLESLTVQDWEQFLRVNLTGPFLLARRLGLLMRQQGAGKIINIADVAGIKPWADFLPYSVSKGMLITMTQGLAKALAPEVQVNAVVPGTVLLSEDYGEKERESIVKGTLLKRIGDPIDIAKTVLFLVEGSDFITGQVVVVDGGQSIR; translated from the coding sequence ATGGATCTCTGCGGACGAACGGCGTTGGTAACAGGGGCGGCCAGGCGTGTGGGCCGAGGAATCGCCTTGGCGATGGCCGGCCGTGGCGCGGACGTGGTGATCCACTACAAGAGCAGCGCCTCCGAGGCCCACGAGACGGTGGAGGCGGTGGAGCGTATCGGCCGGCGAGCGTTCGCCATCCAGGCTGATCTGGCGGAGCCTGATCAGGTCGAGGCGCTCGCCGACAACGCAGTCCAGGCATGTGGAAAGGTTGACGTCCTGGTTAACAGCGCTGCGATCTTCCGCATGACGCCCCTTGAAAGCCTCACTGTACAGGACTGGGAACAGTTCCTGCGAGTCAACCTTACGGGACCGTTCCTGCTGGCCAGACGACTTGGCCTGCTGATGCGGCAGCAGGGAGCCGGGAAGATCATCAATATCGCCGATGTCGCGGGGATCAAACCGTGGGCCGACTTCCTACCCTATTCTGTCTCCAAAGGGATGTTGATCACTATGACCCAAGGGCTGGCGAAGGCGCTGGCGCCGGAGGTTCAGGTGAATGCCGTGGTACCGGGAACCGTGCTGCTGTCGGAGGATTATGGCGAGAAGGAGCGAGAGTCGATCGTCAAGGGGACGCTGCTCAAGCGGATCGGCGACCCGATCGATATTGCCAAGACCGTCCTCTTCCTTGTAGAGGGCTCGGATTTCATTACCGGGCAAGTCGTAGTGGTGGATGGAGGTCAATCGATTCGGTAA